One Streptomyces coeruleorubidus DNA segment encodes these proteins:
- a CDS encoding TetR/AcrR family transcriptional regulator, with the protein MTTEVKPSTRERLLEAAATLTYRDGVGIGVEALCKAAGVSKRSLYQLFESKDELLAVSLEERASAFVATLLPAADDARSPRERILHVFEQVESQSGAPEFRGCRYLAVQIELKDQNHPASRVAHRIKASLTEFFRSEAEQGGAGNPDLLARQLSLVFDGASARAGIGADKLTGLIAPTVTTLLDAAGMR; encoded by the coding sequence ATGACGACAGAAGTGAAGCCGAGCACCAGAGAGCGGCTGCTGGAGGCCGCGGCCACGCTCACCTACCGGGACGGTGTCGGCATCGGCGTCGAGGCGCTGTGCAAGGCGGCGGGGGTGTCGAAGCGCTCCCTGTACCAGCTGTTCGAGAGCAAGGACGAACTGCTGGCGGTGAGCCTGGAGGAGCGTGCCTCCGCCTTCGTGGCGACCCTCCTGCCCGCGGCGGACGACGCACGGTCACCCCGCGAGCGGATCCTGCACGTCTTCGAGCAGGTGGAGTCGCAGTCGGGTGCGCCGGAGTTCCGAGGCTGCCGGTACCTGGCTGTGCAGATCGAGCTGAAGGATCAGAACCACCCCGCGAGCCGGGTGGCCCACCGGATCAAGGCGAGCCTGACGGAGTTCTTCCGTTCCGAGGCCGAACAGGGCGGGGCGGGCAACCCCGACCTGCTGGCCCGGCAGCTCAGCTTGGTCTTCGACGGCGCCAGTGCCCGTGCGGGGATCGGAGCCGACAAGCTGACAGGGCTCATCGCGCCCACCGTGACCACCCTGCTCGATGCGGCGGGCATGCGCTGA